A part of Streptomyces sp. NBC_01451 genomic DNA contains:
- a CDS encoding ATP-binding protein has product MRAGYALDGSGGCIADARHHAIAFLDRAHAVHHLPVSDRVKDLTRLVVSELVTNALKYAPGPVLMELRIDAHAVDVVVWDSEPTVPAARGADPGRIGQHGLEIVEAVTVDLYTERQPVGKRITARIALSDNPVRRTGHDDA; this is encoded by the coding sequence GCTACGCCCTGGACGGAAGCGGCGGCTGCATCGCCGACGCCCGTCACCACGCCATCGCCTTCCTCGACCGGGCCCACGCCGTCCATCACCTGCCGGTATCCGATCGCGTGAAGGACCTCACCCGGCTGGTGGTCAGCGAACTGGTCACCAACGCGCTCAAGTACGCTCCCGGCCCCGTACTGATGGAACTGCGCATCGACGCCCACGCCGTGGACGTCGTCGTGTGGGACAGCGAACCCACCGTGCCCGCGGCCCGGGGTGCCGATCCCGGCAGGATCGGCCAGCACGGACTGGAGATCGTCGAAGCCGTCACCGTGGACCTCTACACCGAGCGGCAACCGGTCGGCAAACGCATCACCGCCCGTATCGCCCTGTCCGACAACCCGGTTCGTCGGACCGGCCATGACGACGCATGA
- a CDS encoding peptidoglycan-binding domain-containing protein, which yields MGRGLALAGLTAALAVTLTGVAPVAQAATYSCGGQYYLYNQYNAYYGVTVAKYAEYGYSTTVTYVPTYNAFSTQTVEAQCLLKDVGYGLTADGVYGSITKSAVADFQQDMDLPVDGVMGPQTWPILRIAASD from the coding sequence GTGGGCCGAGGCCTGGCGTTGGCCGGGCTGACCGCCGCGCTCGCCGTCACGCTCACCGGTGTCGCACCGGTGGCCCAGGCCGCCACCTACAGTTGCGGCGGCCAGTACTACCTCTACAACCAGTACAACGCCTACTACGGCGTGACCGTCGCGAAGTACGCCGAGTACGGCTACTCCACAACCGTCACGTACGTCCCGACGTACAACGCCTTCAGCACACAGACGGTCGAGGCCCAGTGCCTCCTCAAGGACGTCGGCTACGGCCTCACGGCCGACGGCGTCTACGGATCGATCACCAAGTCCGCGGTCGCGGACTTCCAGCAGGACATGGATCTCCCTGTCGACGGGGTCATGGGCCCTCAGACATGGCCGATCCTCCGGATAGCCGCTTCCGACTGA
- a CDS encoding leucine-rich repeat domain-containing protein, protein MDLRHSGLTDISGIGAFPDLERLSLLGCDRVGDRTLLLDVLRLREPELAQTYGYEQPFTPVLQRLPAAGVTRVPGHVRW, encoded by the coding sequence TTGGACCTGCGGCACAGCGGCCTGACCGACATCAGCGGGATCGGCGCCTTCCCGGATCTGGAACGGCTCAGCCTCTTGGGCTGCGACCGGGTGGGGGACCGGACGCTCCTGCTGGACGTACTCCGGCTGCGAGAACCGGAACTGGCTCAGACATACGGATACGAGCAGCCGTTCACCCCCGTGCTCCAGCGGCTGCCGGCCGCCGGAGTGACCCGGGTCCCCGGGCACGTGCGCTGGTGA
- a CDS encoding DUF6924 domain-containing protein produces MKAMPEIVGRGEFDALVVRTDYGDEAAWQAVAAELAQPWGDDGEFEASVHLIDDPAWADLGPDEVLNAARRDENLSVVFLADRVTMQSVHHALLALDIAEEEDEDLDPKYYQAIIDSPQPREFRTVPAGVHDVHANLSIANMDFAEFAEAASADPDRTYRSF; encoded by the coding sequence ATGAAGGCGATGCCTGAAATTGTCGGGCGGGGTGAATTCGACGCTCTGGTCGTCAGGACCGACTACGGCGACGAAGCCGCGTGGCAGGCGGTGGCGGCGGAACTGGCACAACCATGGGGAGACGACGGTGAGTTCGAAGCCTCCGTGCACCTCATCGACGATCCGGCCTGGGCCGATCTCGGGCCCGATGAGGTCCTCAACGCGGCGCGGCGGGACGAGAACCTGAGCGTGGTGTTTCTCGCGGACCGGGTGACGATGCAGTCGGTCCATCATGCGTTGTTGGCCCTCGACATCGCCGAGGAGGAAGACGAAGACCTGGACCCGAAGTACTACCAGGCGATCATCGACTCTCCGCAACCTCGCGAATTCCGGACCGTTCCCGCAGGCGTCCACGACGTGCACGCGAATCTGTCGATCGCCAACATGGACTTCGCGGAGTTCGCAGAGGCAGCGTCCGCCGATCCCGACCGGACCTATCGGTCCTTCTGA
- a CDS encoding VOC family protein, which yields MSRHIQVTFDAHDPRALSSFWRDVLGYVHPGPPGVDLPENADPLAAWDDFLARIGVPEEQRNTRSAIEDPDGHGPRLFFQQVPEDKVAKNRVHLDVRAAPGLEGEERMAALEAECERLVALGATRVRRHEPAPPMSAGFVVMTDPEGNEFCLD from the coding sequence ATGAGCCGTCACATCCAGGTCACCTTCGACGCCCACGACCCGCGGGCATTGTCGTCCTTCTGGCGCGACGTACTGGGCTACGTCCACCCCGGCCCGCCCGGGGTCGATCTGCCCGAGAACGCCGACCCGCTGGCCGCTTGGGACGACTTCCTCGCGCGGATCGGCGTACCGGAGGAGCAGCGCAACACTAGATCGGCCATCGAGGACCCGGACGGACACGGCCCACGGCTGTTCTTCCAGCAGGTGCCGGAGGACAAGGTCGCCAAGAACCGCGTCCATCTCGACGTCCGTGCGGCTCCTGGACTGGAGGGAGAGGAGCGGATGGCGGCACTGGAGGCCGAATGCGAGCGGCTCGTCGCGCTGGGAGCGACGCGGGTACGTCGCCACGAGCCCGCTCCCCCGATGAGCGCCGGCTTCGTCGTGATGACCGACCCGGAGGGCAACGAGTTCTGCTTGGACTGA
- a CDS encoding alpha/beta hydrolase, giving the protein MSAFHPDLRRGRFIPNVSFGRLSSRILRNVRMRSTDPGPDVTVQEIVVPGPKGAPSVSLRVFQPTGLKTAAPALLWIHGGGLIFGAPEQDDRTNIAFVRELGITVAAVRYRLGPDHPAPAAVEDAYAGLRGLAERAGDLHIDVDRIAIGGASAGGGIAAALALLAHDRAEIRPVFQLLVYPMLDDRTTTRTDLDRLKVRVWTPKSNRYGWSSYLGDTVAGPDVSPYAAAARREDLTGLPPAWIGVGTLDLFHDEDVTYARRLNDSGVHCELHTVPGAFHGFDGVFAKTEVSQDFWRRQARALKAAL; this is encoded by the coding sequence ATGAGTGCCTTCCACCCCGACCTCAGACGAGGTCGCTTCATCCCCAACGTGTCCTTCGGACGTCTGTCCTCGCGCATCCTGCGGAACGTGCGGATGCGCTCGACCGATCCAGGGCCGGACGTCACGGTCCAGGAGATCGTCGTGCCCGGGCCGAAGGGCGCACCGTCGGTCTCGCTGCGTGTCTTCCAGCCGACCGGCCTGAAGACAGCGGCTCCGGCGCTGCTCTGGATCCACGGAGGCGGGCTGATCTTCGGCGCGCCCGAGCAGGACGACAGGACGAACATCGCCTTCGTCCGCGAGCTCGGCATCACCGTCGCCGCGGTCCGCTACCGACTGGGCCCTGACCATCCCGCGCCCGCCGCGGTCGAGGACGCCTACGCCGGGCTGCGCGGCCTGGCCGAGCGCGCGGGCGACCTGCACATCGACGTCGACCGCATCGCCATCGGCGGTGCCAGCGCCGGCGGCGGCATCGCCGCGGCCCTCGCGCTGCTCGCCCACGACCGGGCCGAGATCCGCCCGGTGTTCCAGCTGCTGGTCTACCCCATGCTGGACGACCGCACGACGACGAGAACCGACCTGGACAGACTCAAGGTGCGCGTCTGGACGCCCAAGAGCAACCGGTACGGCTGGTCGTCCTACCTCGGCGACACCGTCGCGGGCCCCGACGTCTCCCCGTACGCCGCCGCGGCCCGCCGCGAGGACCTCACCGGCCTGCCACCGGCCTGGATCGGCGTCGGCACCCTCGACCTCTTTCACGACGAAGACGTCACATACGCGCGCCGACTGAACGACAGCGGCGTCCACTGCGAACTCCACACCGTCCCCGGCGCCTTCCACGGCTTCGACGGGGTGTTCGCCAAGACCGAGGTCTCCCAGGACTTCTGGCGCCGACAGGCACGAGCCCTCAAGGCCGCACTGTGA
- a CDS encoding TetR/AcrR family transcriptional regulator: METLPKRKTPWMVAGMTLRMGLRERKKLATRAALSHAAWSLMVERGLDAATPDAIAEAADVSPRTFRNYFAGREEAILDGLVSCGASVVAALRARPAGEPLWDSLTQVLPSFVTAFIGRRDDIVALMRAVEDAPAMRAQHLVTFEHVHLQLTEFVAERTGTDADHDMAPRLMAAVVSTALRTAVETWATGDGDVALPDLIRESLTQVRAGLPIGAVAPAW; the protein is encoded by the coding sequence ATGGAAACCTTGCCAAAGCGGAAAACACCTTGGATGGTTGCCGGCATGACGCTCAGGATGGGCCTGCGGGAACGCAAGAAACTGGCGACACGTGCCGCTCTGAGCCATGCGGCGTGGTCCTTGATGGTCGAGCGGGGTCTGGATGCGGCGACCCCGGACGCGATCGCCGAGGCGGCGGATGTCTCGCCTCGAACGTTTCGCAACTACTTCGCCGGCCGCGAGGAGGCGATCCTCGACGGACTGGTGTCGTGTGGTGCTTCCGTCGTCGCCGCCCTGCGGGCAAGGCCTGCGGGAGAGCCGTTGTGGGATTCCCTGACGCAGGTGCTCCCGTCCTTCGTGACAGCGTTCATCGGCCGGCGCGACGACATCGTGGCCTTGATGCGCGCGGTCGAGGACGCCCCGGCGATGCGCGCGCAACACCTCGTCACCTTCGAGCACGTCCATCTGCAGCTCACGGAATTCGTCGCCGAGCGCACCGGCACCGACGCGGACCACGACATGGCTCCGCGTCTGATGGCAGCTGTGGTGTCCACCGCGCTGCGGACGGCCGTCGAGACATGGGCAACCGGTGACGGCGATGTCGCGCTGCCCGATCTGATCCGCGAGAGCCTCACCCAGGTGCGCGCCGGCCTGCCCATCGGCGCCGTCGCACCGGCCTGGTAG
- a CDS encoding ricin-type beta-trefoil lectin domain protein, with translation MTKTPTRSRRLASVLMAGFGATLIFLTAPAPALALSPVEASAASHASAKPASKGATSDFRGVNWADPRDNYASDAVVPSGLSVTDDYRTVYRTTGHMVRGFKKNLGANTLRLPINPATVGTTWWKSYRATIDAATAYGDKVIVSYWEANTSKDGLVDDTAAWKKMWNTVVREYKHNPRVYFEPMNEPHGYTLDQWVGVTSGWLAQHKDVPRGRVVISGTGYNDNVTGVGAARELRGTLLSLHFYGFWASHTQQADWVADLEARIGKYAGRTIIDEAGSPMTTGLNYGAWDGNIYTSYLAAVTNTARSKGMGLVYWPGLRFGDAYSIESLDSDGNLVDNNASGVAQLRWGYGFGKTPPVNDLPPAPPGEVLRGVGSGRCVDVPGFSTTNGTQLDLWDCNDGGNQSWNWDADKQLTVYGNKCMTVGGTGATAGDPVVITDCTGAAAQQWNLNADLSVTSVANPALCLDAAGAGTGNGTSVDVWYCNGSSNQQWARS, from the coding sequence ATGACCAAGACCCCGACGAGGTCTAGAAGACTGGCCAGTGTGCTCATGGCCGGCTTCGGCGCGACACTCATCTTCCTGACCGCCCCGGCCCCCGCCCTCGCCCTGTCGCCCGTCGAGGCGTCAGCCGCCTCGCACGCGTCGGCGAAGCCCGCGTCGAAGGGCGCCACCAGTGACTTCCGTGGGGTGAACTGGGCGGACCCGAGGGACAACTACGCCAGTGACGCCGTGGTGCCGAGCGGGCTGTCGGTGACCGACGACTACCGCACCGTGTACCGCACCACGGGGCACATGGTGCGCGGCTTCAAGAAGAACCTGGGCGCCAACACGCTGCGCCTGCCGATCAACCCGGCGACCGTGGGCACCACTTGGTGGAAGTCGTACCGCGCGACGATCGACGCGGCCACGGCCTACGGCGACAAGGTCATCGTCAGTTACTGGGAGGCCAACACCAGCAAGGACGGCCTGGTCGACGACACGGCCGCCTGGAAAAAGATGTGGAACACCGTGGTGCGGGAGTACAAGCACAACCCGCGGGTCTACTTCGAGCCGATGAACGAGCCGCACGGCTACACCCTGGACCAGTGGGTGGGCGTCACCAGCGGCTGGCTGGCCCAGCACAAGGACGTCCCGCGCGGCCGTGTCGTGATCAGCGGTACCGGCTACAACGACAACGTCACCGGTGTCGGCGCGGCGCGTGAGCTGCGGGGAACCCTGCTGTCGCTGCACTTCTACGGGTTCTGGGCCAGCCACACCCAGCAGGCGGACTGGGTCGCCGACCTCGAAGCCCGGATCGGGAAGTACGCCGGCCGGACCATCATCGACGAGGCCGGCTCCCCGATGACCACCGGTCTGAACTACGGCGCGTGGGACGGCAACATCTACACGTCGTATCTCGCGGCCGTCACCAACACCGCCCGCAGCAAGGGCATGGGCCTGGTGTACTGGCCGGGGCTGAGGTTCGGCGACGCCTACTCGATCGAGTCGCTGGACTCCGACGGCAACCTGGTGGACAACAACGCAAGCGGAGTCGCGCAGCTGCGCTGGGGCTACGGCTTCGGCAAGACCCCGCCCGTCAACGACCTGCCGCCCGCCCCGCCCGGCGAGGTCCTGCGCGGAGTGGGCTCCGGCCGCTGCGTCGACGTGCCCGGCTTCAGCACGACCAACGGCACCCAGCTCGACCTCTGGGACTGCAACGACGGCGGCAACCAGTCCTGGAACTGGGACGCGGACAAGCAGCTCACCGTCTACGGCAACAAGTGCATGACGGTGGGGGGCACCGGAGCCACAGCGGGTGACCCCGTGGTGATCACCGACTGCACCGGCGCCGCGGCGCAGCAGTGGAACCTCAACGCGGACCTCAGCGTGACCAGCGTCGCGAACCCGGCGCTCTGCCTGGACGCAGCCGGAGCGGGTACCGGCAACGGCACGTCGGTCGATGTCTGGTACTGCAACGGAAGCAGCAACCAGCAGTGGGCCAGGAGCTGA
- a CDS encoding LacI family DNA-binding transcriptional regulator codes for MATGDKHMPGRPRPSMADVARHAGVAPQTVSRVSNGHTNVDPATRQRVVESMQALGYRPNGAARALKSGRFNTIGVITFTLRTFGNTRTLDAITGEAARAKYAVTLIPVPDPTMGRVSGAYDRLSEANVDGVILVFEAHLLDNAEFSLPPGVPMVVVDSDTGPGYTVVDTDQAQGARQATEHLLDLGHRQVWHIAGPPTSYSAAHRVESWRHTLKQAGIVPPPVLYGDWTTRSGYQHGLALGRRPEVTAIFAANDHMALGVLRALHELGRRIPDDVSVVGFDDMEETHAFWPPLTTVRQDFAAVGRLSFQKLLSKIGRTGPDTIDKTLVPTRLVVRASTGAPPP; via the coding sequence ATGGCGACTGGGGACAAGCACATGCCCGGACGGCCCCGGCCGTCGATGGCGGATGTCGCCCGGCACGCCGGTGTCGCGCCGCAGACGGTTTCGCGCGTGTCCAACGGTCACACCAACGTCGACCCGGCGACCAGGCAGCGGGTCGTCGAGTCGATGCAGGCACTGGGCTACCGGCCGAACGGAGCCGCACGCGCGCTCAAGAGCGGGCGGTTCAACACGATCGGTGTCATCACCTTCACGCTCAGGACGTTCGGAAACACGCGTACCCTCGACGCCATCACCGGGGAGGCCGCACGCGCCAAGTACGCCGTCACCCTCATCCCCGTGCCGGACCCGACCATGGGGAGAGTCTCCGGCGCCTACGACCGGCTCAGCGAGGCGAACGTCGACGGAGTGATCCTCGTCTTCGAGGCCCATCTCCTGGACAACGCGGAGTTCAGCCTCCCGCCAGGGGTCCCGATGGTGGTTGTCGACTCCGACACCGGCCCCGGGTACACCGTGGTGGACACCGATCAGGCACAGGGCGCCCGTCAGGCGACGGAGCACCTGCTGGACCTCGGCCACCGGCAGGTGTGGCACATCGCCGGCCCCCCGACCTCGTACTCCGCAGCCCATCGGGTCGAGTCCTGGCGGCACACCCTGAAGCAGGCCGGCATCGTCCCGCCCCCGGTGCTGTACGGCGACTGGACCACCCGATCCGGATACCAGCACGGGCTGGCGCTCGGCCGAAGACCGGAGGTCACGGCGATCTTCGCCGCGAACGACCATATGGCGCTCGGTGTCCTGCGTGCCCTGCACGAGCTCGGCCGGCGGATTCCCGACGACGTCAGCGTGGTGGGCTTCGACGACATGGAGGAGACCCATGCCTTCTGGCCACCGCTGACCACCGTCCGACAGGACTTCGCCGCGGTCGGCCGGCTCAGCTTTCAGAAGCTGCTGAGCAAGATCGGCCGTACCGGGCCCGACACGATCGACAAGACCTTGGTCCCGACCCGGCTGGTGGTCCGAGCGAGCACCGGAGCGCCACCGCCCTGA